Proteins encoded by one window of Streptomyces sp. ALI-76-A:
- a CDS encoding protein phosphatase 2C domain-containing protein, which translates to MRTELVSEPGDPARPNEDFASVALPASGPGGALVVLDGVTPPKGATGCLHSVPWFTARLGGALTEIAVSRRDLPLPEILSQAILRTAEVHRSSCDLSHPRTPQATVVLARWSPETVDYLVLSDSALLLESPNGTVTPHLDDRLALLPRSALATDALIDSTIRNKEGGFFTAAADPTVAARAVTGAVPRTDVRALAALTDGATRWVERFREGDWTDCFTYVRKEGAQALVERVRELEQSDERERQHLGRGKTHDDATVVYAEL; encoded by the coding sequence ATGCGTACGGAACTTGTTTCGGAACCGGGCGACCCGGCCCGCCCCAACGAGGACTTCGCGAGCGTCGCGCTCCCGGCCTCCGGACCGGGTGGCGCGCTGGTGGTCCTGGACGGGGTCACACCACCGAAGGGCGCGACGGGCTGTCTGCATTCCGTCCCCTGGTTCACCGCACGCCTCGGCGGCGCCCTGACCGAAATAGCCGTTTCCCGCCGGGATCTGCCCCTCCCCGAGATCCTCTCCCAGGCGATTCTGCGAACCGCCGAGGTTCACCGATCCTCTTGTGATCTTTCTCACCCACGCACCCCGCAGGCCACGGTGGTGCTGGCCCGCTGGTCACCGGAGACGGTCGACTATCTGGTCCTCTCGGACTCCGCGCTCCTGCTGGAGTCACCGAACGGCACGGTGACCCCCCACCTGGACGACCGTCTCGCCCTCCTCCCCCGCTCCGCCCTGGCCACGGACGCCCTGATCGACTCCACGATCCGCAACAAGGAGGGCGGCTTCTTCACCGCGGCGGCGGACCCGACGGTGGCGGCGCGGGCGGTCACGGGAGCGGTACCGCGCACGGACGTGCGTGCCCTCGCCGCCCTGACGGACGGGGCGACCCGCTGGGTGGAGAGGTTCCGCGAGGGCGACTGGACCGACTGCTTCACCTACGTCCGCAAGGAGGGCGCTCAGGCTCTGGTGGAGCGCGTACGGGAGTTGGAGCAGTCGGACGAGCGGGAGCGGCAGCACCTCGGCCGCGGCAAGACGCACGACGACGCGACGGTGGTGTACGCGGAGCTGTGA
- a CDS encoding radical SAM protein, with the protein MSSLDLSIEQTNWLLSAEGLQALRPQAERRLGETAPDERRAHEEILAVFGDTVARIDSARAALKSRQILTDPFSFTDAATVVRNGLACVSASFPGLNFDLRGNFSCFSHRRSDSVLQAARSADRNVYGWALERRPIPELEDTDLAVVGISVSADTQLIAALTVARHVKRRRPDVHVVMGGNLTTRMVSRWQEEHPFFEYVDSFVSYEGEDALPALCDRITGADHRVVPGLLERDGRGGLLRTPAAMVDVSHLPTPDFDGLPLDAYFAPGPVLPLQASRSCAWDCAFCSIPFASNKFRIRRADQVVHDMAALAAKHGSDTFMFVDEIMTLTSLRGVSRQLIDGGHRLSWYGETRFSKGLDEELAKALRDSGCRRLDLGLESYNQRVLDLMRKGTKVADIEPSLQALLGNKVPVHLFCMTGFPGETEEEALRTQEFAAETLRRSTEEFGVPYSTAANGPFILDVLSPVGERPDLFGVELIPPGEGEDLAFDLDYTVAEGLTQDDALRLTSGGPGAVAGAAFHQGTWIGDAEEWSFLWAMAETDLPARRVTVPAAPCPDVDAGTTVRLADGVRARTSVTGRGILLHVPSGDALLSVPQEWHPLLDGRSHTVADLWESVASTGPAATALTRLAAHGAVTFEPAGASGEHRLLWYAAHPHEVTDSRTDGSCLLTSPETGNRVRVSAAGRLLWLLAADGATVAELSPRSRLREHQLRPLLEDLTRHHVIAAASLHPELLGPPLPTAAAQRVH; encoded by the coding sequence GTGTCATCCCTCGATCTGAGCATTGAGCAGACAAACTGGCTGCTTTCCGCCGAAGGATTGCAGGCGCTGCGTCCCCAGGCGGAACGCCGCCTGGGCGAGACGGCTCCCGATGAGCGACGAGCGCACGAGGAGATCCTCGCCGTGTTCGGTGACACAGTGGCGCGCATCGACAGCGCTAGAGCCGCACTCAAGTCCCGGCAGATTCTGACGGACCCGTTTTCCTTTACGGATGCGGCCACGGTCGTACGTAATGGTCTTGCCTGCGTTTCGGCTTCGTTTCCCGGTTTGAATTTCGACCTCCGGGGGAACTTTTCCTGCTTCTCCCACCGGCGCTCGGATTCCGTCCTGCAGGCGGCGAGGTCGGCGGATCGCAACGTGTACGGATGGGCTCTGGAGCGTCGCCCGATCCCTGAACTGGAGGACACCGACCTGGCGGTGGTCGGCATCTCGGTGTCCGCCGACACACAGCTGATCGCGGCCCTCACCGTGGCCCGCCACGTCAAACGCCGACGGCCCGACGTGCACGTGGTCATGGGCGGCAACCTCACGACGCGCATGGTGAGCCGCTGGCAGGAGGAGCACCCCTTCTTCGAGTACGTGGACTCGTTCGTGTCCTACGAGGGCGAGGACGCGCTGCCGGCGCTGTGCGACCGGATCACCGGCGCCGACCACAGGGTTGTCCCGGGGCTGCTGGAACGCGACGGCCGCGGTGGGCTCCTGCGTACCCCGGCAGCCATGGTCGACGTGTCCCATCTGCCCACGCCGGACTTCGACGGTCTGCCGCTCGACGCGTATTTCGCGCCCGGACCCGTCCTGCCACTTCAGGCCTCGCGGAGCTGCGCCTGGGACTGCGCCTTCTGCTCGATCCCGTTCGCCAGCAACAAGTTCCGTATCCGGCGCGCCGACCAGGTCGTCCATGACATGGCCGCCCTCGCGGCCAAGCACGGCAGCGACACCTTCATGTTCGTCGACGAGATCATGACGCTCACGTCGCTGCGCGGGGTGTCACGGCAGCTGATCGACGGGGGGCACAGGCTCTCCTGGTACGGGGAGACCCGGTTCAGCAAGGGGCTCGACGAAGAGCTGGCGAAGGCACTCCGCGACTCCGGGTGCCGGCGTCTCGACCTCGGCCTCGAGTCGTACAACCAGCGCGTGCTGGACCTGATGCGCAAGGGCACCAAGGTCGCCGACATCGAGCCGTCGCTCCAGGCTCTCCTGGGGAACAAGGTGCCTGTCCACCTCTTCTGCATGACCGGGTTTCCCGGGGAGACGGAGGAGGAGGCCCTGCGGACCCAGGAGTTCGCCGCGGAGACACTCCGCCGCTCCACGGAGGAGTTCGGCGTGCCGTACTCCACGGCCGCCAACGGGCCGTTCATCCTGGACGTGCTCTCCCCGGTCGGTGAGCGTCCCGATCTTTTCGGTGTCGAGTTGATTCCACCCGGTGAGGGCGAGGACCTGGCCTTCGATCTCGACTACACGGTCGCCGAGGGCCTCACTCAGGACGACGCGCTCCGACTCACCTCCGGCGGACCGGGTGCGGTCGCGGGAGCCGCGTTCCACCAGGGGACCTGGATCGGGGACGCGGAGGAGTGGTCGTTCCTGTGGGCGATGGCCGAGACGGACCTGCCGGCCCGGCGGGTGACCGTGCCGGCCGCCCCGTGCCCCGATGTGGACGCTGGAACCACGGTGCGGCTCGCCGACGGTGTGCGCGCTCGGACGTCGGTCACCGGGCGGGGCATCCTGCTGCACGTGCCGTCGGGCGATGCCCTGCTGTCCGTACCCCAGGAGTGGCATCCGTTGCTCGACGGGCGGTCTCACACGGTGGCCGACCTCTGGGAGAGCGTCGCTTCCACCGGACCGGCCGCCACCGCTCTGACGCGGCTCGCCGCCCACGGGGCCGTGACGTTCGAACCGGCCGGCGCCTCCGGTGAGCATCGCCTGCTCTGGTACGCCGCTCATCCCCACGAGGTGACGGACAGCCGGACCGATGGCAGCTGCCTGCTCACGTCTCCGGAGACGGGAAACCGAGTCAGGGTCTCCGCCGCCGGCCGGCTCCTGTGGCTGCTCGCGGCCGACGGCGCGACGGTTGCGGAACTGTCGCCCCGGTCCCGGCTGCGGGAACACCAGCTGCGCCCGCTCCTGGAAGACCTGACCAGGCATCATGTGATCGCGGCGGCCTCCCTCCACCCCGAGCTTCTCGGGCCGCCCCTGCCGACCGCTGCGGCGCAGCGGGTCCACTGA
- a CDS encoding DUF2087 domain-containing protein — MHDPVGEALSALARPGMGTENAGPALRVLARMLRPRTVLEVGAGSSTLHLLLGLRDARSEAAEDRRIVRGEIAADERASVLHPRSVLDDYAPRLLVVDDLSVPGTSAHQVREAACSLGLDDLLTFVERDFFDLADQELDAWGPLDLVWLDAGTQADDAGFLTSLWPRVAPGGTVVLHEPYLATTVETHTGQGHPRVACRVVPTPLLQELRRQAAVPGGAFDVLALGEPHKHRQTGLLLLRKHGTGERDRGIPFPEELRALGETDSAKAPRLGSVPAPTAGDTVDAAGGILAVLADDTRRTVYSAVVLQADTTQGIAERLGMAPGRCAKSLAALEQAGLVAYAEKLWSPVNDVWRHAAPRRPRPRPQASIPAKQSKRRVFLEGLVPLFAPQRRYPESEVNGILREVHPDVAALRRYLVEERLLMRADGEYWRP, encoded by the coding sequence ATGCACGATCCGGTCGGCGAGGCGCTGAGCGCCCTGGCACGTCCCGGCATGGGAACCGAGAACGCCGGTCCCGCGCTGCGCGTGCTGGCCAGGATGCTGCGTCCGCGTACCGTGCTCGAGGTGGGGGCCGGTTCCTCGACGCTGCACCTGCTCCTCGGGCTGCGTGATGCCCGGTCGGAGGCCGCCGAGGACCGGCGGATCGTCCGCGGGGAGATCGCGGCGGATGAACGGGCGTCAGTTCTGCACCCGCGTTCCGTACTCGACGACTACGCGCCGAGGCTCCTCGTCGTCGACGACCTCTCGGTACCCGGCACGTCCGCGCATCAGGTGCGGGAGGCAGCCTGTTCGCTCGGCCTCGACGACCTGCTCACCTTCGTCGAGCGGGACTTCTTCGACCTGGCGGACCAGGAGCTCGACGCATGGGGACCGCTGGACCTGGTGTGGCTCGACGCCGGCACACAGGCCGACGACGCCGGGTTCCTCACGTCGCTCTGGCCGCGTGTGGCGCCTGGCGGCACGGTCGTGCTGCACGAGCCGTACCTGGCCACGACGGTCGAGACGCACACCGGACAAGGCCACCCCCGGGTGGCGTGCCGGGTCGTCCCCACACCGCTGTTGCAGGAGCTGCGCCGGCAGGCCGCCGTTCCGGGCGGCGCATTCGACGTGCTCGCCCTGGGTGAGCCCCACAAGCACCGCCAGACGGGCCTGCTGCTGTTGCGCAAGCACGGTACGGGGGAGCGTGACAGGGGAATTCCGTTCCCGGAGGAACTCAGGGCCCTGGGCGAGACCGACTCCGCCAAGGCTCCCCGGCTGGGCTCGGTCCCGGCACCCACGGCTGGTGACACGGTGGACGCCGCGGGTGGGATTCTCGCCGTACTGGCCGACGACACCCGGCGCACCGTCTACAGCGCCGTCGTCCTCCAGGCCGACACCACTCAGGGCATCGCGGAGCGTCTGGGGATGGCTCCCGGGCGCTGCGCGAAGTCCCTCGCCGCGCTGGAGCAGGCGGGACTGGTCGCGTACGCCGAAAAACTCTGGTCCCCCGTCAACGACGTCTGGCGGCATGCGGCGCCTCGCCGTCCGCGACCACGGCCGCAGGCCTCGATACCCGCGAAGCAGAGCAAGCGCAGGGTGTTCCTGGAAGGGCTGGTACCGCTTTTCGCACCGCAGCGGCGTTACCCGGAATCCGAGGTCAACGGCATCCTGCGGGAGGTCCATCCGGATGTGGCGGCGCTGCGGCGGTACCTGGTGGAGGAGCGCCTGCTCATGCGGGCCGATGGTGAGTACTGGCGGCCGTGA
- the lon gene encoding endopeptidase La has product MASTSTPLTLPVLPLDGEVVLPGMVVPLDLNDADVRAAVEAAEAAARSEPGKPRVLLVPRIDGTYASTGVLGTVEQVGRLADGDPGALIRGRGRVKIGAGTTGPGAALWVEGTRVDESVPDPLPGQVTELVKEYKALATAWLRKRGAWQVVDRVQAIDDVSALADNSGYSPFLTTEQKVELLETADPVARLKLATQQLRDHLAEQDVAETIAKDVQEGVDKQQREFLLRRQLEAVRKELRELNGESEGEESDDYRARVEAADLPEKVREAALKEVDKLERSSDQSPEGSWIRTWLDTVLELPWNKRTEDQYDIQGAKAVLDAEHAGLQDVKERITEYLAVRKRRTDRGLGVIGGRRGGAVLALVGPPGVGKTSLGESVAHAMGREFVRVALGGVRDEAEIRGHRRTYVGALPGRIVRAIKEAGSMNPVVLLDEIDKVGSDFRGDPAAALLEVLDPAQNHTFRDHYLEVELDLSDVVFLATANVLEAIPEALLDRMELVRLDGYTEDEKIVIARDHLLPRQLERAGLKADEVTLHESALRKLAGEYTREAGVRNLERSVARLLRKVAAQHELGERELPFTIRDEDLRGLIGRPHHVPESAQDPAERRTAVPGVATGLAVTGAGGDVLFVEASLADPETGAAGLTLTGQLGDVMKESAQIALSFLRSHGAELELPVGDLKDRGVHIHFPAGAVPKDGPSAGVTMTTALASLLSGRLVRTDVAMTGEVSLTGRVLPIGGVKQKLLAAHRAGVTTVIIPKRNEPDLDDVPAEVLDKLDVHAVTDVRQVLELALSPATQEAAPEVPVAA; this is encoded by the coding sequence ATGGCTTCGACGTCCACACCGCTCACCCTGCCCGTGCTGCCGCTCGACGGCGAGGTCGTGCTGCCCGGGATGGTGGTACCGCTGGACCTGAACGACGCCGACGTGCGCGCCGCGGTGGAGGCCGCCGAGGCCGCCGCCCGGTCGGAGCCCGGCAAGCCCAGGGTCCTGCTGGTGCCGCGCATCGACGGGACGTACGCGAGCACCGGCGTGCTCGGCACCGTGGAGCAGGTCGGCCGGCTGGCCGACGGCGACCCGGGTGCGCTGATCCGCGGCCGGGGGAGGGTGAAGATCGGTGCGGGGACCACGGGTCCGGGCGCCGCCCTCTGGGTCGAGGGCACTCGCGTCGACGAGAGCGTGCCCGATCCCCTGCCCGGGCAGGTCACCGAACTCGTCAAGGAGTACAAGGCACTGGCCACCGCCTGGCTGCGCAAGCGCGGTGCCTGGCAGGTCGTCGACCGGGTGCAGGCCATCGACGACGTGTCCGCCCTGGCCGACAACTCCGGTTACTCGCCCTTCCTGACCACCGAGCAGAAGGTGGAGCTGCTGGAGACCGCCGATCCGGTGGCCCGGCTGAAGCTGGCCACCCAGCAGCTGCGCGACCACCTCGCCGAGCAGGACGTGGCGGAGACCATCGCCAAGGACGTCCAGGAAGGCGTCGACAAGCAGCAGCGGGAGTTCCTGCTGCGGCGTCAGCTGGAGGCCGTGCGGAAGGAACTGCGCGAGCTCAACGGGGAGTCGGAGGGCGAGGAGTCCGACGACTACCGGGCGCGCGTCGAGGCCGCCGATCTGCCCGAGAAGGTCCGTGAGGCCGCCCTCAAGGAGGTCGACAAGCTGGAGCGGTCGAGCGACCAGTCGCCCGAGGGTTCGTGGATCCGGACCTGGCTCGACACCGTCCTCGAACTGCCGTGGAACAAGCGGACCGAGGACCAGTACGACATCCAGGGCGCCAAGGCGGTCCTGGACGCCGAGCACGCCGGGTTGCAGGACGTGAAGGAGCGGATCACCGAGTACCTGGCGGTGCGCAAGCGCCGTACCGACCGGGGACTGGGTGTCATCGGCGGGCGGCGTGGTGGCGCCGTGCTCGCGCTCGTCGGTCCGCCCGGTGTCGGCAAGACCTCGCTGGGTGAGTCCGTGGCGCATGCCATGGGGCGCGAGTTCGTCCGCGTCGCGCTGGGCGGTGTGCGGGACGAGGCCGAGATCCGCGGGCACCGGCGTACGTACGTGGGCGCCCTGCCCGGGCGGATCGTGCGAGCCATCAAGGAGGCCGGGTCCATGAACCCGGTGGTGCTCCTCGACGAGATCGACAAGGTGGGGTCCGACTTCCGGGGCGACCCGGCCGCCGCCCTGCTGGAGGTGCTCGACCCCGCGCAGAACCACACCTTCCGGGACCACTACCTGGAGGTCGAGCTGGACCTGTCGGACGTCGTCTTCCTGGCCACGGCGAACGTGCTGGAGGCCATTCCGGAGGCGCTGCTCGACCGCATGGAACTGGTCCGGCTCGACGGGTACACCGAGGACGAGAAGATCGTCATCGCCCGGGACCACCTGCTGCCGCGTCAGCTGGAGCGGGCCGGTCTGAAGGCGGACGAGGTGACGCTCCACGAGAGCGCGCTGCGCAAGCTCGCCGGGGAGTACACCCGCGAGGCCGGCGTCCGCAACCTGGAGCGGTCCGTCGCGCGGCTGCTGCGCAAGGTCGCGGCCCAGCACGAGCTGGGCGAGCGGGAGCTGCCGTTCACCATCCGGGACGAGGACCTGCGCGGGCTGATCGGCCGGCCGCACCACGTGCCGGAGTCCGCCCAGGACCCGGCGGAGCGGCGGACCGCCGTGCCGGGTGTGGCGACCGGCCTCGCGGTCACCGGCGCCGGCGGTGACGTGCTCTTCGTCGAGGCGTCGCTGGCCGACCCGGAGACGGGCGCGGCGGGGCTGACCCTGACCGGCCAGCTGGGTGACGTGATGAAGGAGTCCGCGCAGATCGCGCTCAGCTTCCTGCGCTCGCACGGAGCCGAACTCGAGCTGCCGGTCGGTGACCTGAAGGACCGGGGGGTGCACATCCACTTCCCGGCGGGCGCGGTGCCGAAGGACGGGCCGAGCGCGGGCGTCACGATGACGACGGCGCTGGCATCGCTGCTGTCGGGACGCCTGGTCCGTACGGACGTGGCGATGACCGGTGAGGTGTCGCTGACCGGACGGGTGCTGCCGATCGGCGGGGTGAAGCAGAAGCTGCTCGCCGCCCACCGCGCGGGCGTCACGACCGTCATCATCCCCAAGCGCAACGAGCCCGACCTGGACGACGTCCCCGCGGAGGTGCTGGACAAGCTCGACGTCCACGCCGTCACGGACGTCCGCCAGGTCCTGGAGCTGGCGCTGTCCCCGGCGACCCAGGAGGCCGCCCCGGAGGTTCCGGTGGCGGCGTGA
- a CDS encoding MarR family transcriptional regulator — MHEDANGDGRGTGSRGTASGVDQPAFLALERELTVLLRRARANQGEMAREVHPDLESAAYGLLVRLDEFGPQRATELAAYIGVGKATMSRQLRALEELGLVAREPDPADGRAWLVALTQEGHDRVTRVREARRARYARRLDDWDSREVSELARLLHQLNRQMEK; from the coding sequence GTGCACGAAGACGCGAACGGCGACGGACGCGGGACCGGATCCCGCGGGACCGCGAGCGGTGTGGACCAGCCCGCGTTCCTGGCGCTGGAACGCGAGCTGACCGTCCTGCTGCGGCGTGCGCGGGCCAACCAGGGCGAGATGGCCCGCGAGGTCCACCCGGACCTGGAGTCGGCGGCGTACGGCCTCCTCGTACGCCTGGACGAGTTCGGCCCCCAGCGCGCCACCGAACTCGCCGCCTACATCGGCGTCGGCAAGGCGACGATGTCCCGTCAGCTGCGCGCCCTGGAGGAACTCGGCCTGGTGGCCCGGGAGCCGGACCCGGCCGACGGCCGCGCCTGGCTGGTCGCGCTCACCCAGGAGGGCCACGACCGGGTGACCCGGGTCCGTGAGGCCCGCCGAGCGCGCTACGCCCGCCGGCTGGACGACTGGGACTCGCGCGAGGTCTCGGAACTGGCGCGGCTGCTGCACCAGTTGAACCGGCAGATGGAGAAGTAG
- a CDS encoding MFS transporter has product MTSLRQGRAATLLVVAALLVSTVGDEVAMVALALRGADRTGLTSVVSAQMLAGLVPGIALGGPIGRIVDRFRADAVLGVTLVLECLIAAAAAAVADGAVLLIATMLLLGALGAVAQTCVMALVPQLFPASDAQLRVNSLMESVRNAGYVVGPLLVGLLTARGGTGLALAVDAGTFAFALLAVPVISRWLVMAARDARTAGASDGPADGTDEAVTDGPRSSGKTSGGLRVGLTLLWAGAQRRATLATIVVTVAATSVVNVLLPFFADEIPGGTAFYGVLLATWSVGLVLGPFTLRGRLGRRPTSVVAVGAAAIVGLSYLVTGAYPVVPLMLAAFLCGGMANAVQNVALRTYVMAECPPDVRGRVGAAYGATLQSSVAVGFALAALAPAEWARWGILVGGAVAFLAGSIGWLRTRAVAPAPVPAEGVSVAAGQGSEGGTL; this is encoded by the coding sequence GTGACGTCCCTGCGGCAGGGCAGGGCGGCGACACTCCTGGTGGTCGCCGCCCTGCTGGTGAGTACGGTCGGTGACGAGGTCGCCATGGTGGCGCTGGCCCTGCGCGGCGCCGACCGCACGGGGCTGACGTCGGTGGTGTCGGCGCAGATGCTCGCCGGCCTGGTCCCCGGCATCGCCCTGGGCGGCCCCATCGGACGGATCGTCGACCGCTTCCGCGCGGACGCGGTCCTGGGCGTGACCCTGGTCCTGGAGTGCCTGATCGCAGCGGCCGCCGCCGCGGTCGCGGACGGCGCGGTGCTGCTCATCGCCACGATGCTGCTGCTGGGTGCCTTGGGGGCTGTCGCCCAGACCTGCGTGATGGCGCTCGTGCCGCAGCTGTTCCCGGCCTCCGACGCCCAGCTGCGGGTGAACAGCCTCATGGAGTCGGTGAGGAACGCGGGGTACGTCGTCGGCCCGCTGCTGGTGGGCCTGTTGACGGCGCGTGGCGGCACCGGGCTGGCCTTGGCGGTCGACGCGGGGACGTTCGCCTTCGCCCTGCTGGCCGTGCCGGTGATCAGCCGCTGGCTCGTCATGGCGGCCCGGGACGCGCGGACAGCCGGCGCTTCCGACGGCCCCGCTGACGGAACGGACGAAGCGGTCACGGACGGACCGCGGTCCTCGGGGAAGACCTCGGGGGGCCTGCGGGTCGGTCTGACCCTTCTGTGGGCGGGGGCACAGCGTCGGGCGACCCTCGCCACGATCGTGGTCACCGTCGCGGCCACCTCGGTCGTCAACGTGCTGCTGCCCTTCTTCGCGGACGAGATCCCCGGGGGCACGGCGTTCTACGGCGTGCTGCTGGCCACCTGGAGCGTGGGTCTGGTGCTGGGGCCGTTCACCCTGAGGGGCCGGCTCGGTCGCCGGCCCACCTCCGTCGTCGCCGTCGGAGCCGCGGCGATCGTCGGCCTCAGTTATCTGGTGACCGGCGCCTACCCTGTCGTTCCGCTGATGCTGGCCGCCTTCCTGTGCGGCGGCATGGCCAACGCCGTGCAGAACGTGGCGCTCCGCACGTATGTCATGGCCGAATGCCCACCGGATGTGCGGGGCCGGGTCGGCGCCGCCTACGGAGCGACGCTGCAGAGCTCGGTGGCCGTCGGCTTCGCCCTGGCGGCGCTCGCGCCCGCCGAGTGGGCCCGCTGGGGCATCCTCGTCGGCGGCGCGGTCGCCTTCCTGGCCGGCTCGATCGGCTGGCTGCGTACGCGCGCGGTGGCCCCCGCACCGGTGCCGGCCGAGGGCGTCTCCGTGGCCGCCGGGCAGGGATCGGAGGGAGGCACGCTGTGA